Proteins co-encoded in one Listeria ivanovii subsp. ivanovii genomic window:
- a CDS encoding FAD:protein FMN transferase, giving the protein MKKWKMILSIMMLALIVSACGNTKEETTKEPSDSKNLMDQPYSKTDFLMGTVVTLKIYDKDKEAVLDKGFDRIKELAAKITTSDSGKTSEVDKINEQAGKKPVKVSDDIYYLIQEGLKYSENSGGSFDITIGPLTSLWHIGFSDARKPSQAEIDAVLPLINYKDVTMNDKDKTVYLEKEGMELDLGAIAKGYITDETLKVFKENKVTTSIIDLGGNIYVQGNNPNGNKWNVGIQDPFSPRGSVIGKLPESNMSIVTSGIYERYLEVDGKTYHHILDPKTGYPFDNDIAGVSIVSKKSIDGDGLSTATFSKGIKGGMDYIEQFKGVDAIFISKDKKVYETSGLKGQFELTDKNFEMDTLK; this is encoded by the coding sequence ATGAAAAAATGGAAAATGATACTTTCAATAATGATGTTGGCGCTTATTGTGTCGGCTTGCGGAAACACCAAAGAGGAAACGACGAAAGAACCAAGCGATTCGAAAAACTTAATGGATCAACCATACTCAAAAACGGACTTCCTTATGGGAACAGTTGTTACACTAAAGATTTACGATAAAGACAAAGAAGCAGTTCTTGATAAAGGTTTTGATCGAATTAAAGAACTAGCTGCTAAAATTACTACAAGTGATTCCGGAAAAACATCCGAAGTAGATAAAATTAATGAACAAGCTGGGAAGAAACCAGTAAAAGTTTCAGATGATATCTACTACTTAATTCAAGAAGGTCTTAAGTACTCGGAGAATTCTGGCGGTAGCTTTGATATTACTATTGGTCCGCTAACTTCTTTATGGCATATTGGTTTTTCTGATGCACGCAAACCTTCGCAAGCAGAAATCGATGCAGTTTTACCTTTAATTAACTACAAAGATGTTACAATGAACGACAAAGACAAAACAGTTTATCTTGAAAAAGAAGGAATGGAACTAGATTTAGGGGCGATTGCTAAAGGTTACATTACGGATGAAACACTAAAAGTATTTAAAGAGAATAAAGTAACGACTTCGATTATTGATTTAGGTGGAAATATTTACGTTCAGGGGAATAACCCCAATGGCAACAAATGGAATGTTGGTATTCAAGATCCGTTTTCCCCACGCGGTAGTGTGATTGGGAAACTTCCAGAATCTAACATGTCGATTGTTACGTCGGGTATTTATGAACGCTATTTAGAAGTGGACGGAAAAACCTATCACCATATTTTAGATCCGAAAACAGGTTATCCGTTCGACAACGACATCGCGGGTGTTTCCATAGTGTCTAAAAAATCAATCGACGGCGACGGTTTATCCACTGCTACCTTCTCCAAAGGGATTAAAGGAGGAATGGACTACATCGAGCAATTCAAAGGTGTAGACGCAATTTTCATTAGTAAAGATAAGAAAGTATACGAAACATCCGGATTGAAAGGGCAATTCGAATTAACAGATAAAAATTTCGAAATGGACACATTGAAATAA
- the pplA gene encoding extracellular electron transfer flavoprotein PplA: protein MKLKKVAMGITVVMASSLLLVGCGSNDDSSKDKKDTDTKQTETKKTAKTDGTMTDGTYKLEEKNYDDNGWKAFMSIEVKDGKITKANYDYKNKDGKLKSEDADYEKAMKDKVGTGPQEYLKQLSDSLVKNQAAASVEVVSGATHSSDAFINYANQLIQAAQKADTTTISINNLAKMEDGTYKLEEQNYAHGYRAVFNMEVKDGKITKSDYNYVDKDGKLKTDDADYEKNMKAKSGTGPQEYIPALNKSLVDKQNAGEVDTVSGATESSNQFKIYAAQLENAAQNGDTDTIKVYNLVEAE from the coding sequence ATGAAATTGAAAAAAGTAGCAATGGGTATTACCGTAGTAATGGCTTCAAGTTTATTACTAGTAGGTTGCGGTAGTAACGACGACAGCAGCAAAGATAAGAAGGACACAGACACAAAGCAAACAGAAACAAAGAAAACAGCAAAAACTGACGGTACTATGACTGACGGTACTTACAAATTAGAAGAAAAAAATTACGATGACAATGGCTGGAAAGCATTTATGTCTATCGAAGTGAAAGATGGCAAAATTACAAAAGCTAACTACGATTACAAAAATAAAGATGGTAAATTAAAATCTGAAGATGCAGACTACGAAAAAGCAATGAAAGACAAAGTAGGAACTGGTCCTCAAGAATACTTGAAACAACTAAGTGATTCTTTAGTTAAAAATCAAGCAGCTGCATCGGTAGAAGTAGTTTCAGGAGCAACTCATTCTTCTGACGCTTTCATCAACTATGCTAACCAATTAATCCAAGCGGCTCAAAAAGCTGATACAACTACAATCTCCATCAACAACTTAGCTAAAATGGAAGATGGAACTTACAAATTAGAAGAACAAAATTACGCACATGGTTACCGCGCAGTCTTCAACATGGAAGTAAAAGATGGTAAAATCACTAAATCTGACTATAACTATGTAGACAAAGATGGCAAACTTAAAACGGACGATGCTGACTATGAGAAAAATATGAAAGCTAAATCTGGTACTGGTCCACAAGAATATATCCCAGCACTTAACAAATCTCTTGTAGACAAACAAAACGCTGGTGAAGTAGACACGGTTTCTGGTGCTACTGAATCTTCTAACCAATTCAAAATCTACGCTGCACAACTTGAAAATGCCGCTCAAAATGGCGACACTGATACAATCAAAGTGTACAACCTAGTAGAAGCTGAATAA
- a CDS encoding FAD-dependent oxidoreductase: protein MPEKNIVLIGAGYAGVHAAKKLAKKYKKDKDVNITLIDRHSYHTMMTELHEVAGGRVEPTAVQYDLRRLFNRTKVNLVTDNVTHVDHDKKIVTTEHGSYPFDYLVLGMGGEPNDFGTPGVSENGFTLWSWEDSVKLRKHIEETVTKASLEQDVEKRKAMLSFVVCGSGFTGIEMVGELLEWKTRLAKDNKIDPSEIKLVVVEAAPTILNMLERRDADKAERYMVKKGIEIMKNAAIVEVKPDSIVLKSGEEIPTSTLIWTAGVRANSDTKDYGMESARAGRLKVNQYMEAEGLKDVYVVGDLAYFEDEEGKPTPQIVEGAEQTALTAAKSIIVEMSGTGEKEPFQGKYHGVMVSIGAKYGVAHLGGMHLSGWFAILMKHMVNLYYFFGIRSGYYMWQYIMHEFFHIKDHRNIFRGWTSRYGNVLWTLPLRVYLGWFWIDEALSKIYGETTWDKVSITNLKPLFNGIGSDSWLTATTSKMPFEWLQTAATSGASQAAGDAAGAAATNVTTPILSHMPGWFEWIMKLLMPNLDVALVMQKVVPFVELAIGLAMVVGLFTWLVSIGSAGFLVMFTLSAMLGWDKFWALPASIALLNGAGRTFGLDYWAVPWFQKHLGHWWYGKPKSVYRDK from the coding sequence ATGCCTGAAAAGAATATCGTTTTAATTGGGGCAGGATATGCAGGTGTACACGCTGCTAAGAAATTAGCTAAGAAATACAAGAAAGACAAAGACGTTAATATTACATTAATCGATCGTCATTCGTACCATACAATGATGACTGAACTTCATGAAGTTGCTGGCGGTCGCGTTGAACCAACAGCAGTTCAATATGATTTGCGTCGTTTGTTTAATAGAACAAAGGTTAATCTTGTAACTGATAACGTGACACATGTAGATCATGATAAAAAGATTGTAACAACTGAACACGGAAGCTATCCATTTGATTATCTAGTACTTGGTATGGGCGGCGAACCTAATGACTTCGGAACACCTGGTGTAAGCGAAAATGGTTTCACACTTTGGTCTTGGGAAGATTCTGTTAAGTTACGCAAACATATTGAAGAAACTGTAACGAAAGCTTCTCTTGAACAAGATGTTGAAAAACGTAAAGCAATGTTATCATTTGTTGTTTGCGGATCTGGATTTACAGGCATCGAAATGGTTGGGGAACTTTTAGAATGGAAAACTCGTTTAGCAAAAGACAACAAGATTGATCCTTCTGAAATTAAATTAGTTGTAGTAGAAGCTGCTCCAACAATTCTTAACATGCTAGAAAGAAGAGACGCTGACAAAGCAGAACGTTACATGGTTAAAAAAGGCATTGAAATCATGAAAAACGCTGCCATTGTTGAGGTTAAACCTGACAGCATCGTTCTTAAATCTGGCGAAGAAATTCCAACGAGTACATTAATCTGGACTGCTGGCGTTCGTGCTAACTCTGATACAAAAGATTACGGCATGGAATCTGCTCGTGCAGGACGTTTGAAAGTAAATCAATATATGGAAGCAGAAGGTCTTAAAGACGTATATGTCGTTGGTGACCTTGCTTACTTTGAAGATGAAGAAGGCAAACCAACACCACAAATCGTTGAAGGCGCTGAACAAACTGCATTGACTGCAGCGAAAAGTATCATCGTTGAAATGAGCGGTACAGGCGAAAAAGAACCCTTCCAAGGTAAATACCACGGAGTTATGGTTTCTATTGGAGCTAAGTACGGGGTTGCTCACCTTGGTGGAATGCACCTTTCTGGTTGGTTCGCTATTTTAATGAAACATATGGTTAACCTTTATTACTTCTTTGGGATTCGTAGTGGATATTACATGTGGCAATATATCATGCATGAATTCTTCCACATTAAAGACCACCGCAATATTTTCCGTGGCTGGACTTCTCGTTACGGTAACGTACTTTGGACACTTCCATTACGTGTTTATCTAGGTTGGTTCTGGATTGACGAAGCTCTTTCTAAAATCTACGGCGAAACAACTTGGGATAAAGTAAGTATTACGAATTTAAAACCATTATTTAATGGTATTGGTTCTGATTCTTGGTTAACTGCAACAACTTCTAAAATGCCATTCGAATGGTTGCAAACTGCTGCTACATCTGGTGCAAGTCAAGCTGCCGGAGATGCTGCTGGTGCGGCTGCAACAAACGTAACTACACCAATTCTTAGCCATATGCCTGGTTGGTTTGAATGGATTATGAAACTTCTAATGCCAAACCTTGATGTTGCACTAGTCATGCAAAAAGTAGTTCCTTTTGTTGAACTTGCAATTGGTCTTGCTATGGTCGTTGGTTTATTCACTTGGCTTGTAAGTATCGGAAGCGCCGGATTCCTAGTAATGTTCACTCTAAGCGCTATGCTTGGTTGGGACAAATTCTGGGCGTTACCAGCTTCTATCGCACTTCTAAATGGCGCTGGTCGTACATTTGGTCTTGATTACTGGGCTGTTCCTTGGTTCCAAAAACATCTTGGTCATTGGTGGTACGGTAAGCCGAAGTCCGTTTATAGAGACAAATAA
- the eetA gene encoding flavin-based extracellular electron transfer system protein EetA has protein sequence MKKYLYMVKRWDIIIILSLCVLSFLPIAIFSYVKANDPPPASGKTELVAVISVDSKEYKTVKLTGHKGTESFDVEQPDGHSNTIEVSGEKIRISKANCNDQVCVRTGAIDKQGDTVVCLPHKLVIEVKTSDGSSGDSDEPIISS, from the coding sequence GTGAAGAAATATTTATATATGGTAAAACGTTGGGATATTATTATTATTTTATCTCTTTGTGTGCTTTCCTTTTTGCCAATTGCTATTTTTTCGTATGTTAAAGCTAATGATCCTCCTCCTGCCAGTGGAAAAACAGAGCTTGTCGCCGTTATTTCGGTTGATAGCAAGGAGTACAAAACAGTTAAGCTCACTGGGCATAAAGGTACAGAGAGTTTCGACGTAGAACAGCCAGATGGTCACTCTAACACGATTGAAGTTTCTGGGGAAAAGATTCGAATTAGTAAAGCGAACTGTAATGATCAAGTTTGCGTTCGAACCGGTGCCATTGACAAACAAGGAGATACAGTCGTTTGCCTGCCGCATAAATTAGTAATAGAAGTAAAAACGAGTGATGGGAGTTCAGGCGATTCAGATGAGCCGATTATCTCTTCCTGA
- the eetB gene encoding flavinylation system FAD exporter subunit EetB — protein MTKNRRLVYIALLAAQAVVISLLERAIPFPFAFAPGAKLGLANIITCISLYTLSAKDTFMIICIRLVLSTLLGGTISTFMYSAAGAILSFLGMWLVQQLGPKRVSIIGVSVTGGILHNVGQLVIASWIAGTWSVMLYLPVLSFIGILSGIAVGIAANYLLKNVQTLRMFADAKQNQAATPK, from the coding sequence ATGACAAAAAACAGACGATTAGTATATATAGCGCTACTTGCTGCACAAGCAGTTGTTATAAGTTTGCTGGAACGTGCGATTCCGTTTCCATTTGCATTTGCACCTGGAGCGAAACTTGGGCTTGCTAATATTATTACTTGTATTTCACTCTATACGTTATCAGCCAAAGATACGTTTATGATTATTTGTATTAGACTCGTATTATCGACTTTGCTTGGTGGAACCATTTCCACATTTATGTATAGCGCTGCGGGAGCTATCTTGAGTTTTCTCGGTATGTGGCTAGTACAACAACTTGGACCGAAACGTGTTAGTATCATCGGAGTTAGTGTTACCGGCGGAATTTTGCATAATGTCGGTCAGCTCGTTATCGCAAGTTGGATTGCAGGTACTTGGTCGGTTATGCTTTACTTACCAGTACTATCATTTATCGGAATTCTTTCTGGAATTGCAGTAGGAATTGCGGCAAACTACTTGCTGAAAAATGTTCAAACTTTGCGCATGTTCGCTGATGCAAAACAAAATCAAGCAGCAACACCAAAATAA
- a CDS encoding polyprenyl synthetase family protein → MQLHAMWDDYPALSDDLKEVLQTIEKNIQIRDKHVEKNVKDLIHAGGKLLRPAFALLSAQAGPDFDKDRAVSIAAALEVLHMATLIHDDVVDDSPLRRGIPTIHSKYGRNYAVYTGDYLFCICFKILSAHASSVENIEFNSKNIEKILMGELDQMRTSYKMDVTVREYLARISGKTAQLFALSCYSGATGSKASRMTVAKCYNIGHYLGMAFQIIDDVLDYTSTDQGLGKPVLNDMKQGIYSLPLIYAMKGHLAEFEPLLSQKLAMSDAASEQVLALISKYNGVELAFKLANKYTNKALREIKKLPTGAYRDDMYRLTKSILDRDI, encoded by the coding sequence ATGCAACTTCATGCTATGTGGGATGATTATCCTGCTCTTTCCGATGATTTAAAAGAAGTTTTACAAACAATTGAAAAAAATATTCAAATTCGCGATAAACATGTGGAGAAAAATGTAAAAGATTTGATTCATGCTGGCGGGAAATTACTTCGCCCTGCTTTTGCACTACTTTCGGCTCAAGCTGGTCCTGATTTTGATAAAGACCGCGCCGTTTCGATTGCAGCAGCGTTAGAAGTTCTTCATATGGCTACACTAATCCATGATGATGTCGTGGATGATTCTCCTCTTCGCCGAGGTATTCCAACAATCCACTCTAAATATGGCCGAAATTACGCGGTCTACACTGGCGACTATCTATTTTGTATTTGTTTTAAAATCTTATCTGCGCATGCCTCTTCTGTCGAGAATATCGAATTTAATAGTAAAAATATCGAAAAAATATTGATGGGCGAACTGGATCAAATGCGTACAAGCTACAAAATGGATGTAACTGTGCGTGAATATTTAGCACGAATTTCTGGTAAAACAGCTCAACTTTTTGCTCTTAGTTGTTATTCTGGCGCTACTGGTAGTAAAGCTTCACGAATGACTGTCGCTAAATGTTATAATATCGGGCACTATCTTGGCATGGCTTTTCAAATTATTGATGATGTGCTTGATTATACAAGTACTGATCAAGGTCTAGGAAAACCCGTTTTAAATGATATGAAACAAGGAATTTATTCTCTGCCGCTGATTTATGCAATGAAAGGGCATTTGGCAGAATTCGAACCACTTCTTTCACAAAAACTAGCTATGTCTGACGCTGCATCTGAACAAGTTTTAGCACTTATTTCTAAATATAATGGTGTCGAACTAGCGTTTAAACTCGCAAATAAGTATACGAACAAAGCTCTTCGCGAGATTAAAAAGTTACCAACTGGTGCCTATCGTGATGATATGTATCGCTTAACAAAAAGTATCTTAGACCGAGATATTTAA
- a CDS encoding metallophosphoesterase: MIRFFKIAIPLLLACFLVACSSGNAKTEEITTPIEKDRDLSIVETTDVHYFNSSLTDDGAAFKKYVAAGDGKQLAYSEEITDAFLDDVKAQKSDVLIISGDLTNNGEKASHEGLAKKLTAVEKTGTQVFVVPGNHDINNPWARKFEKDKQLPTDTITPKDFSKIYGAFGYDDAISSDDFSLSYLAAPSSKVWLLMLDTAIYKTNMQQGTPTTEGGLTAGTLDWIKECSALAEKNGAKLIPVMHHNLTDHSEVIQKGYTINYNQQVIDALTAGNMDFSLSGHIHTQNIRAAESTDGKKITDIVTNALSVYPHKYGNITYNAEKETFTYQSEKLDIEGWAKKNGATDKNLLNFAAFDYETFYNSGYDKAIVDLMTSNSFKSYSQSDKEKMADTMGLNNMYFFAGIAPPKSAGMALWDNAPNSFLKDYVLSTSNPPKTSNDYYVSP; encoded by the coding sequence GTGATTCGATTTTTTAAGATAGCCATACCTCTACTTTTAGCCTGTTTTTTAGTTGCATGTAGTTCAGGGAATGCGAAAACAGAAGAGATTACTACCCCCATCGAAAAAGACCGAGATTTATCGATTGTCGAAACGACGGATGTTCATTATTTTAATTCGTCACTAACTGATGATGGGGCTGCATTTAAAAAATATGTGGCTGCTGGTGATGGTAAACAACTTGCTTACAGTGAGGAAATAACCGATGCTTTTTTAGATGACGTAAAAGCGCAAAAATCCGATGTATTGATTATTAGTGGTGATTTAACCAATAATGGCGAGAAAGCTAGTCATGAGGGTTTAGCTAAAAAACTTACTGCCGTAGAAAAAACAGGGACTCAAGTATTTGTTGTACCAGGAAATCATGATATCAATAATCCTTGGGCACGTAAATTCGAAAAAGATAAACAACTGCCGACTGATACGATCACTCCAAAAGATTTCAGCAAAATTTATGGTGCTTTCGGCTATGATGATGCGATTTCTAGCGATGACTTTTCACTGAGTTATTTAGCTGCCCCTTCATCTAAAGTTTGGCTGTTGATGCTTGATACTGCGATTTACAAAACAAATATGCAACAAGGTACACCAACAACGGAAGGCGGATTAACTGCAGGAACTCTAGATTGGATTAAAGAATGTAGTGCTCTTGCTGAGAAAAATGGCGCTAAGCTTATTCCAGTGATGCATCACAATCTAACCGATCACAGCGAGGTTATCCAAAAAGGCTATACGATTAACTACAATCAACAAGTAATCGATGCACTTACCGCGGGCAATATGGACTTTTCTCTTAGTGGGCATATTCATACGCAAAACATCCGTGCTGCTGAAAGTACAGATGGTAAAAAAATTACGGACATCGTTACTAATGCGCTATCTGTTTACCCACATAAGTATGGTAATATCACTTATAATGCTGAAAAAGAAACATTCACTTACCAATCGGAAAAACTAGATATCGAAGGCTGGGCGAAAAAGAATGGCGCAACGGATAAAAATCTGCTGAATTTCGCTGCGTTTGATTACGAGACTTTTTACAATAGTGGTTATGACAAAGCAATCGTGGACTTAATGACGAGCAATTCTTTTAAATCCTATAGTCAATCTGACAAAGAAAAAATGGCCGATACGATGGGCTTAAATAATATGTATTTTTTTGCAGGTATCGCTCCACCAAAATCAGCAGGAATGGCACTGTGGGATAATGCTCCTAATTCTTTTTTGAAAGATTATGTATTAAGCACATCAAATCCACCAAAAACAAGTAATGATTATTACGTTAGTCCGTAA
- a CDS encoding DUF4003 family protein: MDSEYVFESEKATKLLLKNYDLVKTSGVSFIDKRIRFLIARLFAGNNDVINPEKFNEINKEIKRQLGFFTALNGNVRASLAGLLMANDNASSESISQVISNYNTLIDAGFKRTEYTYFAAYLLLEATEPAKVARKAKIIHELFKKDHPFLTKSEDVTTAVFLANLPEEDTAKLASITEYYFQAFANKGFRKNDSLQFLATTGTLLYGEENSGFIRKVDNVVEELRRKGVKIKPLHYSSIGILAFVMDGRKIDSGLVNLIDELSQQPGLKFGREFVVALAISMYTEKQSGQMSKEQLEGLMVNVHILIAMEQAAAASEAAGASAAAASN; this comes from the coding sequence ATGGATTCTGAATATGTTTTTGAAAGTGAAAAAGCAACAAAGCTATTATTGAAAAATTACGATTTAGTCAAAACAAGCGGTGTGAGTTTTATTGATAAACGTATTCGATTTTTGATTGCTCGTCTTTTTGCAGGGAATAATGACGTGATTAATCCAGAGAAATTCAACGAAATCAACAAAGAAATCAAGCGTCAATTGGGTTTCTTTACGGCACTAAATGGCAATGTTCGAGCTTCTTTAGCCGGACTCTTAATGGCGAATGATAATGCTAGTTCCGAGAGTATCAGCCAAGTCATTTCCAACTACAATACACTAATTGATGCTGGATTTAAACGCACAGAATACACTTATTTTGCTGCCTATTTATTACTAGAAGCTACTGAACCTGCCAAAGTTGCTCGAAAAGCGAAAATAATTCACGAGCTTTTCAAAAAAGACCATCCATTTTTAACAAAAAGTGAAGATGTCACGACCGCGGTTTTCTTAGCTAATTTGCCAGAAGAAGATACGGCGAAATTGGCTTCCATCACAGAATATTATTTTCAAGCCTTTGCAAATAAAGGGTTCCGCAAAAATGATAGTTTGCAATTTTTGGCAACAACAGGAACGCTACTTTATGGCGAAGAAAATAGTGGTTTTATTCGAAAAGTAGATAATGTCGTCGAAGAATTGCGTCGAAAAGGAGTTAAAATCAAACCGCTACACTATTCAAGTATCGGGATTTTAGCGTTTGTGATGGATGGACGGAAAATTGATTCGGGGCTGGTTAATTTAATAGATGAATTATCTCAACAGCCGGGACTGAAATTTGGCCGCGAATTTGTTGTAGCGCTAGCAATAAGTATGTATACGGAAAAACAATCTGGTCAGATGAGTAAAGAACAATTAGAAGGATTAATGGTCAATGTGCATATACTAATCGCAATGGAACAGGCTGCTGCAGCAAGTGAAGCAGCCGGAGCGAGTGCAGCCGCGGCATCAAATTGA
- a CDS encoding SMI1/KNR4 family protein, producing MLSTRKALYYLDKGKTKEAIQLLEQVWNQELNQTNINDVFPATVILSDVLYQNGERFSEIYQHLTNSLEVIKAKNLSIDAFNYEQEKAKQILKELDDFFSEIGQFFKEDSLKGLWQKTSYNEYLDLYPTAQRVAELEQELGYKLPKSYIYLMRHTQNGGLVSREYIATKESTLWAEDCAAITGIMGIGSRASSSLNGHFNTDFWISEWGYPPIGLAIADCPSAGHDMIFLDYRKCGKRGEPEVVHVDQESDYKITWLAKNFESFVDSLYVEEY from the coding sequence ATGCTATCAACGAGAAAAGCACTGTATTATTTAGATAAAGGTAAAACAAAGGAAGCCATTCAGCTACTTGAACAAGTTTGGAACCAAGAACTAAATCAAACCAATATTAATGATGTTTTTCCAGCAACTGTAATATTAAGTGATGTCCTTTACCAAAATGGTGAGCGGTTTTCAGAAATTTATCAACATTTAACAAATAGTCTTGAGGTTATAAAAGCAAAAAATCTCTCTATTGATGCGTTCAATTATGAACAAGAAAAAGCAAAGCAAATTTTAAAAGAATTAGATGATTTTTTTAGTGAAATAGGTCAGTTTTTTAAAGAAGATAGTCTTAAAGGACTTTGGCAGAAAACTTCTTATAATGAATATCTTGACCTGTATCCAACAGCGCAAAGGGTGGCCGAACTTGAACAAGAATTAGGCTATAAGCTACCGAAATCTTATATTTATTTAATGCGTCATACACAAAATGGAGGACTTGTCAGCCGCGAATATATTGCTACGAAAGAAAGTACATTATGGGCTGAAGATTGTGCTGCAATTACTGGAATAATGGGAATAGGAAGTCGAGCTAGTAGTTCATTAAATGGACACTTTAATACTGATTTTTGGATAAGTGAATGGGGTTATCCGCCAATTGGTTTAGCGATTGCTGATTGTCCTTCAGCTGGGCATGACATGATTTTTCTTGATTACCGGAAATGCGGAAAGCGCGGCGAACCTGAAGTAGTCCACGTCGATCAAGAAAGTGATTATAAGATCACTTGGCTTGCTAAAAACTTTGAATCATTTGTAGACAGTTTATACGTAGAAGAGTACTAA
- a CDS encoding SIS domain-containing protein, translating to MINNYIDITIRMLENILENEADYVKEAGAKVAEAIENDGIIHLFGCGHSHILTEEVFYRAGGLAAIHPILHEPLMLHEGAAASSVLERKNDYAKTFMTEEDIRPGDVMIVLSTSGRNPVPIDVAEIAREKGAFIIVITSLQYSMSQKSRHTSGKRLSDTGDIVIDNGAVKGDAVLKSANFDIPFAPTSTVTGAAILQAIFAEAIEKMVNDNFTPPVFISGNIENADEHNRALVKKYTPRIPLLGMNL from the coding sequence ATGATTAACAATTATATTGATATTACCATTCGTATGCTTGAAAATATTCTTGAGAATGAAGCCGACTACGTAAAAGAAGCAGGCGCAAAAGTTGCTGAAGCGATTGAAAATGATGGGATAATACATTTATTTGGGTGTGGACATTCACACATTTTGACTGAAGAAGTTTTTTACCGAGCTGGAGGACTTGCGGCAATTCACCCAATTTTGCATGAGCCATTAATGTTACACGAGGGGGCGGCTGCTTCTTCTGTACTTGAACGAAAAAACGATTATGCAAAAACATTCATGACGGAAGAGGATATTCGCCCAGGAGATGTTATGATTGTGTTATCTACATCAGGCCGTAATCCAGTGCCAATCGACGTAGCAGAAATCGCCCGTGAAAAAGGAGCTTTCATCATCGTTATCACTTCCCTTCAATATTCAATGAGCCAAAAATCCCGCCATACATCAGGAAAACGTTTATCCGACACTGGTGATATCGTTATTGATAACGGTGCGGTAAAAGGAGATGCAGTTCTAAAATCGGCTAACTTTGATATTCCATTTGCACCCACTTCAACCGTAACTGGCGCAGCAATTTTACAAGCTATTTTCGCCGAAGCAATTGAAAAAATGGTAAATGATAATTTCACACCACCAGTATTTATTAGTGGAAACATCGAAAATGCAGATGAGCATAACCGAGCACTCGTTAAAAAATACACACCGCGAATCCCGCTGCTTGGAATGAATTTATAA
- a CDS encoding KDGP aldolase → MNKKKFENLPKWNDFALFNFLAKDKENGKEVMDAARGYAVPGIVATNYETAEEAAKAMNELQAVAEVVSVGLGGGGDWNNWRNVLHIARLNPDCHINQPIETAGLTNQLLPETYTNALVRPTGKIGIVKLSSGDEITAEKAVDYCLSAGIPSIKFMSIEGTKHLDELIYLTKVAADKGIYGIEPAGGIGAENIHEITTAIKETGIPFYMPHIFGKTIDKTTGRTKPEEIEKIMAALEEK, encoded by the coding sequence TTGAACAAGAAAAAATTCGAAAATTTACCGAAATGGAATGATTTTGCGCTATTTAATTTTTTAGCAAAAGATAAAGAAAATGGGAAAGAAGTAATGGATGCAGCACGTGGTTACGCGGTTCCGGGAATTGTTGCAACCAACTATGAGACTGCCGAAGAAGCTGCAAAGGCAATGAATGAATTACAAGCAGTAGCGGAAGTTGTGAGTGTTGGTCTAGGTGGCGGCGGTGATTGGAATAACTGGCGCAATGTTCTTCATATTGCTCGTCTAAATCCAGATTGTCACATCAACCAGCCGATAGAAACAGCAGGCTTAACGAATCAGTTATTACCAGAAACTTACACAAATGCTCTAGTTCGTCCGACTGGAAAAATTGGCATCGTAAAATTATCTTCTGGTGATGAAATTACTGCCGAAAAAGCCGTAGATTATTGTCTTTCTGCAGGCATTCCTTCCATTAAATTTATGAGCATTGAGGGAACAAAGCATTTAGACGAACTTATTTATTTAACAAAAGTAGCTGCTGACAAAGGAATTTATGGTATCGAGCCAGCTGGCGGAATCGGCGCGGAAAATATTCATGAAATAACTACAGCCATAAAAGAAACCGGAATTCCTTTTTATATGCCACATATTTTTGGAAAAACAATTGATAAAACGACTGGAAGAACGAAACCAGAAGAAATCGAGAAAATCATGGCAGCATTGGAGGAGAAATAA